The Ralstonia sp. RRA DNA segment ACAGTCGCCAGCGGCATCAGTTCGCACTTATGCCGCAGTGTTACGCCCGCGTGACTTGGCCCAGTAAAGTGCGCGGTCCGCTTCGCGCAAAACCACGTCGGGATCACTGATATCGGGCGCTGGGCAGGCCACCCCGATGCTGGCCGTCACATGCAGCGACACATCGCCACGCAGGGGGATCGGCGGGCGGATCGCACTCACCACCTTGTGGGCTGTGTGCAGCGCATCATCTGGGGCGTCGATGGGGTCCAGGAGGATGACGAATTCGTCACCTGCGAGGCGGGCGACGGTATCTGTACGGCGCACCGCCTGCTGCAGGCGGCGGGCAACTTCCACCAGCACCGCGTCCCCCGCGGCGTGGCCGTAGGTGTCGTTGATGTGCTTGAAGTGATCCACGTCCAGGTAGAGCACGCCCATGGGGGCGGGCTGGCGCTGGCGGCGCTCCAGGGCTGTGCGCAGGCGCTCGTAGAGTTCGTAGCGATTGGCCAGACCGGTGAGCGCATCGAAGCGGGCCATGCGCGAGAGCTCCATCTCGCTGCGCTTGGCGTCGGTCACGTCCTGCACGAAGGCGTAGAAGCCGCAGCGCTCGGCGCTGCAATCGCAATCCGCCGCATCCGGCACGAGCTGGCCACGCAGATAGCGCGTGCGGTGGCGCGGGCCGCCAGCGTGCGGCTTTTCGTACCACGGCGCGTTGATCTCGAACTCGACCGTCTCGCCCCGTACCGCGCGGGCTAGATATGGCGCCAGCAGCGCATAGGTGCCCGGCGTAAAGACGTCCTGCGCCGGCTGGCCGCAGACCTCCTCGGGCGTGCGCTGCAGCCAGCGTGCGTGGGTGACGTTGCAGAAGGTGAAGATGCCGTCGGCGTTGATGTGCGAGACCAGCAGCGGGGCGTTGTCGAGCACCAGCGTGAGCGCGCGTTCGCTGCGGGCGAGGGCGATTTCGGCCGTGGTGCGCGCGGTCAGATCCTGCAGCACCGAGAAGTAGCCGCGCAGCGTACCGCGGTCGTCGTAGTCGGGGTAGTAATGGCCGCTCAGGTAGCGCGGCTTGCCGGTGCGCAGCGAGGTGATGTCGAACTGCACCGGATAGCCAGCCAGCACCTCGGTCATGTAGGGCAGCAGCGTGCGGTAGTCCTCGGGCGTGTAGATCTCGCTGACGTGGCGGTCGATCATCTGATCCTGCGTGCGGCCAAACGCCTCCAGCAGCGTGCGGCTGGCAAAGCGGACGACGCCGTCGGGGTCGACATAGCTGAGCTGCGCGGGCACGTTGTCGGCCACCAGGCGCAGTTGCTCGCGGCTCGCGCGCAGGGCGTCACGCCGGCGCTCCAGGCTTTCGTTGGCGATACGCAGGGCGCGCTCCGACGCCGCCAGCCGGTTGGCAAACGGCCGCACCGTCAGCCGGATGGCCGCCACGCTGCCGATGATCCCGCACAGCATGAGCGCCGCCAGCCGCTCGAACTGGGCGCGCATGGGCGTGTACAACTCGGCGCTGGAGATCTTGCTGATCAACGCCAGGCCCGTGTGGCCGATGGGCATATAGCTGAG contains these protein-coding regions:
- a CDS encoding diguanylate cyclase; its protein translation is MVSRRLLVAIAGGIGAVLALIGLTVMVSWLLHWPRGVKIGGDHLVIVFATGLNLVLLGAGLAALVVGALRPSARWADRAACLAGGAAAVLCTLRLVEVVSGWPVAFDFPDVHVWLKLNWLTGWIGGMHPSHALALAASAGALCLVPTARQAHRAQWLFALLGASVLLCVGDLLGRAMALEYLYPAWLRWRAADVAAGCTLLVVAGVLCAALARYPRLFHIRLSPEDTIVWISGGCVVLAGLGATVTAFIIQVDSANVAFGNTRTRALSSYAAEFDQVLAMRAESPRLVATATPIQEALRHPADNAARLHGERALQAYREQGYSYLQLRTLAGEGVVSLGTEVSHPELAIALHVGLAPERVTLQWNHGFAMRTETPVLVDGVQVGWLIAEQPLAHMTARYSTLPDAGATETLAMSGFDGAGRAMSFPQRFDAHIFELPRQTIEQRTLPSRLALAGQSGYGQWRDIHGVPTSLSYMPIGHTGLALISKISSAELYTPMRAQFERLAALMLCGIIGSVAAIRLTVRPFANRLAASERALRIANESLERRRDALRASREQLRLVADNVPAQLSYVDPDGVVRFASRTLLEAFGRTQDQMIDRHVSEIYTPEDYRTLLPYMTEVLAGYPVQFDITSLRTGKPRYLSGHYYPDYDDRGTLRGYFSVLQDLTARTTAEIALARSERALTLVLDNAPLLVSHINADGIFTFCNVTHARWLQRTPEEVCGQPAQDVFTPGTYALLAPYLARAVRGETVEFEINAPWYEKPHAGGPRHRTRYLRGQLVPDAADCDCSAERCGFYAFVQDVTDAKRSEMELSRMARFDALTGLANRYELYERLRTALERRQRQPAPMGVLYLDVDHFKHINDTYGHAAGDAVLVEVARRLQQAVRRTDTVARLAGDEFVILLDPIDAPDDALHTAHKVVSAIRPPIPLRGDVSLHVTASIGVACPAPDISDPDVVLREADRALYWAKSRGRNTAA